One region of Olleya sp. Hel_I_94 genomic DNA includes:
- the cas9 gene encoding type II CRISPR RNA-guided endonuclease Cas9 (Cas9, originally named Csn1, is the large, multifunctional signature protein of type II CRISPR/Cas systems. It is well known even to general audiences because its RNA-guided endonuclease activity has made it a popular tool for custom editing of eukaryotic genomes.): MRKILGLDLGTTSIGWALVNEAENESENSEIIKLGVRVNPLSIDEKTNFDKGKPISTNADRTLNRGARRNLQRYKQRRENLFEVLLKNKIIEKETVLTETGYNTTHETLRLRAKAPNQQIELKELARVLFSINKKRGYKSSRKSKSEDEGNAIDGMSIAKELYENKITPGQYVYQQLLNKKKYIPDFYRSDLQNEFNTIWDFQKQFYPNILNDEMYKKLEGQGQQSSRKRFLAIHGIYTAENKGKRDAIKLQHYKWRSEATTNQLPIDQVSYVLVEINNDLNKSSGYLGAISDRSKELYFKKETVGQNLYRQIKENNHISLRNQVFYRQDYLDEFEQIWEEQAKYYSELTSELKNEIRDVVIFYQRKLKSQKHLISDCQFEKRHKAIPKSSPLFQEFKIWQNLNNLEFKNTKTKEKIVLDEDLRISLFEELNLRGNLTEKDILKFCDLDTTWKSNFTTGLEGNNTNKALYNIYQYIATEEGYGFDWEKKNAKEIQEELKSILPQINIDATILNFDANLEGQTFDKQTSYQLWHLLYSAEDDTKILEKDRLIYGNSNVALKKKLHTKYGFKPEYAAMIANISLQEDYGSLSSRAIRKIIPFLQEGNDYSESCALAGYNHSSSLTKEELEKRILKPKLEILHKNSLRNPVVEKILNQMVNVVNQIIDEYGKPDEIRIELARDLKKSAKEREETTKFINSATKVNDDIKFLIKKEFGFTPTKNDLVRYKLWLELKNNGHKSLFTNKYIPKENIFSKDIDIEHIIPKAILFDDSFSNKTLAYRAVNLKKADRTALDFIEQEYNNEEINNYKLRVENLYKNGDISKGKYRKLLMSIANLPTDFIARDLVNTQYISKKAKSMLFEVFQNVVPTSGRITDKLRGDWDLINVMKELNLPKYRSLGLTEIQERKGNKKIEVIKDWTKRNDHRHHAMDALTVAFTTHNHINYINNLNASRSKESVLYAIKNTITKIYEDPIGNKKRKFIPPMVNFRVEAKKHIESVLISYKNKNKVVTKNVNKSKLKGKDNFNIKSQLTPRGQLHKETVYGTSKREMEKPIKLNKSFNLDTLNLIINHNLKTLVAKHLHKYNNNPKIAFDSKTIKKDPILYNDLPLTEVFCFEKIYTIRKVVSPDNFKTEKDLNKIVDKKTREILKFRLAEYGANPKEAFADLDKNPIWLNKERGITIKKVTITGVANAEPLHYKKDHFGNEMLDENGNKQAVDFVSTGNNHHVAIYKDNKGKLHEKVVSFYEAVARVNQGLPIIDKEYNTSLGWEFLFTMKQNEMFVFPSDDLNLDEIDLLDKKNYTLVSPYLFRVQKLTTKDYFFRHHLETTIQDNKELKGISFIRTGLNNIENIIKIRTNHLGMIVQIGEF; this comes from the coding sequence ATGAGAAAAATATTAGGATTGGATTTAGGTACTACATCAATCGGTTGGGCTTTAGTAAATGAAGCTGAAAATGAAAGTGAAAATTCAGAAATCATTAAACTTGGAGTTAGAGTTAATCCGCTTTCTATTGATGAAAAAACAAACTTTGATAAAGGAAAACCAATTTCTACAAATGCAGATAGAACCCTAAACAGAGGTGCTAGAAGAAACTTACAACGTTATAAACAAAGACGTGAAAACTTATTTGAGGTATTATTAAAAAATAAAATAATCGAGAAAGAAACAGTTTTAACGGAGACAGGATATAACACGACTCATGAAACTTTAAGATTAAGAGCTAAAGCACCTAACCAACAAATAGAATTAAAAGAATTAGCAAGGGTGTTATTTTCAATTAACAAAAAAAGAGGTTATAAAAGTAGTAGAAAATCAAAAAGCGAAGATGAGGGAAATGCTATTGATGGTATGTCAATTGCTAAAGAATTATATGAAAATAAAATTACACCTGGACAATATGTATATCAACAACTTTTAAATAAAAAAAAATATATTCCTGATTTTTATCGCTCTGATTTACAGAATGAATTTAATACAATCTGGGATTTTCAAAAACAGTTTTATCCTAATATTTTAAATGATGAAATGTACAAGAAACTTGAAGGACAAGGACAACAAAGCTCTAGGAAGAGATTTCTTGCTATTCATGGTATTTATACCGCTGAGAACAAAGGAAAAAGAGATGCCATCAAATTACAACATTATAAATGGAGATCAGAAGCAACAACTAATCAATTACCAATAGATCAGGTTTCTTATGTTTTAGTGGAGATAAATAATGATTTAAATAAATCTAGTGGATACCTTGGTGCTATAAGCGACAGAAGTAAAGAATTATATTTTAAAAAGGAAACTGTTGGCCAAAATCTATACAGGCAAATAAAAGAGAACAATCATATTTCTTTAAGGAATCAAGTTTTTTATAGACAAGATTATTTAGATGAATTTGAACAAATTTGGGAAGAACAAGCTAAATATTACTCAGAATTAACTTCAGAATTAAAAAATGAAATTCGTGATGTCGTAATTTTTTATCAACGAAAATTAAAATCTCAAAAACATCTTATTTCTGATTGTCAATTTGAAAAACGACATAAAGCTATTCCTAAATCTTCTCCATTATTTCAAGAGTTCAAAATTTGGCAAAATTTAAATAATTTAGAATTTAAAAACACAAAAACAAAAGAAAAAATTGTTTTAGATGAAGACTTAAGAATTTCTCTTTTTGAAGAATTAAATTTGAGAGGAAATCTAACAGAAAAAGACATATTAAAATTTTGTGATTTAGACACCACTTGGAAGAGCAATTTTACAACAGGACTAGAAGGCAATAATACAAACAAGGCATTATATAACATTTACCAATATATCGCTACAGAAGAAGGCTATGGTTTTGATTGGGAAAAGAAAAATGCAAAAGAAATACAAGAAGAGTTAAAATCCATTTTACCTCAAATAAATATTGATGCTACTATTTTAAATTTTGACGCCAATTTAGAAGGCCAAACATTTGACAAACAAACCAGTTATCAATTATGGCACTTACTATACTCAGCTGAAGATGACACAAAAATATTAGAGAAAGACAGATTAATTTATGGAAACTCAAATGTAGCTCTAAAAAAGAAACTTCATACTAAATATGGTTTTAAACCAGAATATGCTGCCATGATAGCTAATATTTCTTTACAAGAAGATTACGGTAGTTTGTCCTCTAGAGCTATTCGTAAAATTATTCCTTTTTTACAAGAAGGTAATGACTATTCAGAGTCTTGTGCATTAGCAGGATACAACCATTCTAGTAGCCTAACCAAAGAAGAATTAGAAAAAAGAATTTTAAAACCAAAATTAGAAATACTACATAAAAACAGTTTAAGAAACCCAGTTGTAGAGAAAATTTTAAATCAAATGGTAAATGTAGTAAATCAAATTATTGATGAATACGGAAAGCCTGATGAAATAAGAATTGAACTAGCTAGAGATTTAAAAAAATCTGCAAAAGAAAGAGAAGAAACTACAAAATTTATAAACTCTGCAACCAAAGTAAACGACGACATAAAATTTTTAATTAAAAAAGAATTTGGGTTTACTCCCACTAAAAATGATTTAGTACGATATAAGCTGTGGCTTGAACTTAAAAACAATGGACATAAGAGCTTATTTACAAACAAATACATTCCAAAAGAAAATATCTTTTCAAAAGACATAGATATTGAACATATTATACCAAAAGCTATTTTATTTGACGATTCCTTTTCCAACAAAACACTTGCCTACAGAGCTGTTAATCTAAAAAAAGCAGATAGAACAGCTTTAGATTTTATAGAACAAGAATATAATAATGAAGAAATTAATAATTATAAATTAAGGGTAGAAAATTTATATAAAAATGGAGATATAAGCAAAGGAAAATACAGGAAGCTTTTAATGAGCATCGCTAATTTACCAACAGATTTTATTGCGCGAGATTTAGTTAACACCCAGTATATTTCTAAAAAAGCAAAAAGTATGCTATTTGAAGTGTTTCAAAATGTAGTTCCAACATCTGGTAGAATTACAGATAAATTACGTGGTGACTGGGATTTAATAAACGTAATGAAAGAGCTTAATTTACCTAAATATAGAAGTTTAGGACTAACAGAAATTCAAGAAAGAAAAGGTAATAAAAAAATTGAGGTGATAAAAGATTGGACAAAAAGGAATGACCATAGGCATCATGCAATGGACGCACTTACAGTTGCTTTTACTACACATAATCATATTAACTACATTAATAATCTTAATGCATCTAGAAGCAAAGAAAGTGTATTGTATGCCATTAAAAATACTATTACTAAAATTTACGAAGATCCAATTGGAAATAAAAAGAGAAAATTTATACCTCCAATGGTTAATTTTAGGGTTGAAGCTAAAAAGCATATAGAGTCTGTTTTAATTTCGTATAAAAATAAAAACAAGGTTGTAACTAAAAACGTTAATAAATCTAAGTTAAAAGGTAAAGATAATTTCAATATCAAATCACAGCTTACACCTAGAGGGCAACTACATAAAGAAACAGTATATGGCACCTCTAAAAGAGAAATGGAAAAACCAATAAAACTGAATAAAAGCTTTAACCTAGACACTTTAAATCTAATTATTAACCATAACTTAAAAACTCTTGTAGCAAAGCATTTACATAAATATAATAATAACCCAAAAATTGCTTTTGACTCTAAAACAATAAAAAAAGACCCTATTCTTTATAACGATTTACCGTTAACAGAAGTTTTTTGTTTCGAAAAAATCTATACTATTCGTAAAGTTGTTTCACCAGACAATTTTAAAACGGAAAAAGATTTAAATAAAATAGTGGATAAAAAAACACGAGAAATATTAAAGTTTAGACTAGCAGAATATGGAGCAAATCCAAAAGAAGCTTTTGCTGATTTGGACAAAAATCCCATCTGGTTAAATAAAGAAAGAGGAATTACTATTAAAAAAGTCACTATAACAGGTGTTGCTAATGCAGAACCTTTACATTATAAAAAAGATCATTTTGGAAATGAAATGTTAGATGAAAATGGTAATAAACAAGCTGTAGATTTTGTAAGTACAGGGAATAACCATCATGTCGCAATTTATAAAGATAACAAAGGTAAATTACACGAAAAAGTGGTATCGTTTTATGAGGCTGTCGCTAGAGTAAATCAAGGGTTACCTATAATTGATAAAGAATACAATACAAGTTTAGGCTGGGAATTCTTGTTTACTATGAAACAAAACGAAATGTTTGTGTTTCCAAGTGATGATTTAAATTTAGATGAAATAGATCTACTAGATAAGAAAAACTACACTTTAGTAAGTCCATATTTATTTAGAGTCCAAAAATTAACTACTAAAGATTATTTTTTTAGACATCATCTAGAAACAACTATTCAAGATAATAAAGAATTAAAAGGAATATCTTTTATTAGAACTGGCTTAAATAATATAGAGAATATAATAAAAATAAGAACTAATCATCTAGGAATGATTGTTCAAATAGGAGAATTTTAA
- the cas1 gene encoding type II CRISPR-associated endonuclease Cas1, with translation MIKQTIYIGNPSYLKLKQKQLVVQEPETKEIKGTIPIEDIAIIMLDHYQITISNQLLIKLQGNNIVVVTCDEHHLPLGMMLPIFGHSEYSERVKYQIAASEPLKKQLWKQTVEQKIKNQKALLTLHNKNSEPLTTYLLTIKSGDTTNREGIAAQYYWKHLFSNFSRHRFGDAPNNLLNFGYAVLRSIVARALVSSGLLPVLGIFHKNKYNPYCLADDIMEPYRPFVDKLVYNYISNNNTTDLNKTAKATILTIATQDVSINGLIRPLFIAVTTTTASLYKCFTGELRHIKYPELD, from the coding sequence ATGATAAAACAAACGATATATATTGGTAATCCATCCTATTTAAAATTAAAACAAAAACAATTGGTCGTTCAGGAACCTGAAACTAAGGAGATAAAAGGAACTATACCAATTGAAGATATTGCTATAATAATGTTAGACCATTATCAAATAACAATTTCTAACCAGCTTTTAATAAAGTTGCAAGGGAATAATATAGTTGTAGTTACTTGTGATGAACATCATTTACCTTTAGGCATGATGTTGCCTATTTTTGGACATTCAGAATATTCTGAACGAGTAAAATATCAAATAGCAGCATCAGAGCCTTTAAAAAAACAATTATGGAAACAAACCGTTGAACAGAAAATAAAAAACCAAAAAGCACTCCTAACATTACATAATAAAAATTCAGAACCATTAACAACATATTTATTAACAATTAAAAGTGGGGATACAACAAATAGAGAAGGTATAGCAGCTCAGTATTATTGGAAACACCTATTTAGCAACTTTTCTAGACATCGTTTTGGAGACGCACCAAATAATTTATTAAATTTTGGTTATGCTGTTTTAAGAAGTATAGTGGCTAGAGCTTTAGTTAGTAGTGGATTATTGCCTGTTTTAGGAATTTTTCATAAAAACAAGTATAATCCATACTGTTTAGCAGATGACATTATGGAGCCTTACAGACCTTTTGTTGATAAATTAGTTTACAATTATATTTCAAACAATAATACTACAGATCTAAACAAAACTGCAAAAGCAACCATTTTAACCATTGCTACTCAAGACGTGTCCATTAATGGCTTAATAAGGCCTTTATTTATCGCTGTAACTACAACGACTGCAAGCTTATATAAATGTTTTACGGGAGAGCTAAGACACATCAAATATCCTGAACTAGATTAA
- the cas2 gene encoding CRISPR-associated endonuclease Cas2: protein MSTIKYSAYKVMWIYVFFDLPTETKKERKAANLFRKKLIDDGFTMFQFSIYLRHCPSRENAKVHIKRVKLSLPEHGKVCILEITDKQFGNMELFHGIKQVGLPKPTQQLQLF, encoded by the coding sequence ATGTCCACAATTAAATATAGTGCATATAAAGTTATGTGGATATACGTTTTTTTTGATTTGCCAACCGAAACTAAAAAGGAAAGAAAAGCTGCAAACTTGTTTAGAAAAAAATTAATAGATGATGGTTTTACAATGTTTCAATTTTCAATTTATCTTAGACATTGCCCAAGTCGAGAAAATGCAAAAGTGCATATTAAAAGAGTAAAACTTAGCTTACCTGAACATGGTAAAGTATGTATTTTAGAAATTACTGACAAGCAATTTGGTAACATGGAATTATTTCATGGCATTAAACAGGTTGGTTTACCAAAACCGACCCAACAATTACAATTGTTTTAA